From a region of the Halanaerobium hydrogeniformans genome:
- the pheA gene encoding prephenate dehydratase, protein MKNLDYAYLGPPGTFSEQAISAYCSKYGGKTHACDSIRDIVETIVKDEVDLGLLPLENSLEGSVNLSLDLLYKHSELKLYREIVLPIAHYLLAAPGVKKEDIKKIYSHPQAIAQSGDYINRHLSEAKIVYTDSTAAAAAEALKHDDRAVIGSIRLADIYQLDVLAENLQGDLPNATRFVLAAKADKDFSDKNHLGNNAESQFKTSIICAPEVNRAGVLHEMLGEFAKKEIDLSRIESRPTRQRLGEYLFYIDLMGSSEDPDLIEALNEVEAMSGYFRLLGSYPKTVIK, encoded by the coding sequence ATGAAGAATTTAGACTATGCTTATTTAGGACCACCAGGAACTTTTAGTGAACAGGCAATTTCAGCTTACTGCAGCAAATATGGTGGTAAAACACATGCCTGTGATTCTATTCGTGACATCGTTGAGACCATTGTGAAGGATGAGGTTGATCTGGGACTACTACCTTTAGAAAACTCTCTGGAAGGATCGGTTAATTTAAGTCTGGATCTGCTCTACAAACACTCAGAATTAAAACTCTATAGAGAAATCGTCTTACCTATAGCCCATTATCTACTGGCAGCTCCCGGTGTAAAAAAAGAGGATATTAAAAAAATATACAGCCATCCTCAGGCTATTGCTCAATCTGGAGATTATATCAACCGTCATTTAAGTGAAGCAAAGATAGTCTATACTGATAGTACTGCAGCAGCTGCGGCAGAAGCTTTAAAACATGATGACAGGGCTGTAATCGGCTCGATCAGGCTGGCCGATATTTATCAGCTGGATGTTCTAGCAGAAAATTTACAGGGGGATCTTCCCAATGCAACCCGCTTTGTGCTGGCAGCCAAGGCAGATAAAGACTTCAGTGATAAAAACCATCTAGGTAATAATGCAGAAAGCCAATTTAAGACTTCAATCATCTGTGCACCAGAAGTTAACCGGGCAGGTGTTTTACATGAGATGTTGGGAGAGTTCGCTAAAAAAGAAATTGATTTGAGCAGGATCGAGTCAAGACCGACCAGACAGAGATTGGGCGAATATTTATTTTATATTGATCTGATGGGAAGTAGTGAAGATCCTGATTTAATCGAGGCACTTAATGAGGTTGAAGCTATGTCAGGCTATTTTAGGCTTTTAGGTTCATATCCAAAAACAGTGATTAAATAG
- the aroF gene encoding 3-deoxy-7-phosphoheptulonate synthase, producing the protein MIAVLKRNASEADKDRVIEVIKGENFDVHPIQGVEKTIIGVLGDQDNRIKLKEKLMTMGCVEKVVVILEPYKLTSWNFKQEKTVIDLGDGVKIGGDELTVMAGPCSVESREQILKTARIVKAGGAQLLRGGAFKPRTSPYSFQGLGEEGLKYMAEAREETGLKIITELMDIEHIDVIMEYTDVIQIGARNMQNYSLLKAIGKLDKPVMLKRGMSATIKEWLLAAEYVMNEGNHDVILCERGVRTFGEETRNTMDLSSIPLVQQISHLPLIADPSHGTGRWELVTPVARAAAAVGADGIMVEVHPEPQNALSDGHQSLKPANYHLMMDELRAIHSSIHRFDAREKKIAYA; encoded by the coding sequence ATGATAGCAGTACTAAAAAGAAATGCAAGTGAGGCGGACAAAGACAGGGTAATCGAGGTAATTAAAGGTGAGAATTTTGATGTTCACCCCATTCAGGGAGTAGAAAAGACAATTATTGGGGTACTTGGTGATCAGGATAATAGGATTAAATTAAAAGAAAAACTGATGACAATGGGTTGTGTAGAAAAGGTAGTTGTGATCTTAGAACCATATAAATTAACGAGTTGGAACTTTAAACAGGAAAAAACTGTGATCGATTTAGGTGATGGGGTCAAGATCGGTGGAGATGAACTGACAGTTATGGCAGGACCCTGTTCTGTAGAAAGCAGAGAACAGATCCTGAAAACGGCCAGGATAGTTAAAGCTGGTGGAGCTCAACTGCTTCGAGGTGGAGCTTTCAAACCGAGAACCTCTCCCTACTCCTTCCAGGGCTTAGGAGAAGAAGGTTTAAAATATATGGCAGAAGCCAGAGAAGAAACAGGCTTAAAGATCATCACAGAGCTGATGGATATTGAACACATCGATGTTATAATGGAATACACGGATGTAATTCAAATTGGAGCCCGTAATATGCAGAACTACTCGCTTTTAAAGGCGATCGGTAAACTTGATAAACCGGTAATGTTAAAAAGAGGTATGTCAGCTACGATTAAAGAATGGCTGCTGGCTGCAGAATATGTGATGAATGAGGGTAACCATGATGTTATCTTATGTGAGAGAGGGGTAAGAACCTTTGGTGAAGAAACAAGAAACACCATGGATTTAAGTTCCATTCCTTTAGTACAGCAGATCAGTCACTTACCTTTGATCGCAGATCCAAGTCATGGTACAGGACGCTGGGAGCTGGTAACACCTGTTGCCAGAGCAGCAGCTGCAGTTGGGGCAGATGGAATCATGGTTGAGGTACATCCTGAACCTCAGAATGCTCTATCTGATGGACATCAATCTCTAAAACCTGCCAATTATCACCTGATGATGGATGAACTGAGGGCGATTCATAGTTCTATTCATCGCTTTGATGCCAGAGAGAAGAAAATCGCTTATGCCTAG
- a CDS encoding prephenate dehydrogenase, protein MPSLKKIAVVGVGLIGASLAAAFKKYLGNVKVLAVDQDAEVIKKAEKLEIIDRGYTEIAANLNEAEVVFIAVPVAKIGTVVKELADDSLKNQLIVDAGSTKKAVMLEAREFLKNTSQRFIGGHPMAGSHKSGIDWHQADLFVDAPFILTPVIENPAGKDLNHNQSEAEFLSSLSSGEKEDLEILKDIVEKIGAKSYLMSAESHDRRTAFVSHLPHLLSSGLVNLIAQQQNRSNFLELAGSGFADMTRIAGGSAELWQDIILSNRENIVKALTEYQEILEEIKITLESDEQQGLYTFLARAAEIKEN, encoded by the coding sequence ATGCCTAGTTTAAAAAAAATAGCTGTTGTCGGGGTGGGCTTGATCGGTGCCTCCCTGGCAGCAGCTTTTAAAAAATATCTTGGAAATGTGAAAGTTTTAGCAGTTGATCAAGATGCAGAAGTGATAAAAAAGGCAGAAAAGCTTGAGATAATTGACAGGGGTTATACAGAAATAGCAGCTAATTTAAATGAAGCAGAGGTGGTTTTTATCGCAGTACCAGTTGCTAAAATCGGGACTGTCGTAAAAGAGCTTGCTGATGATTCTTTAAAAAATCAGTTGATAGTTGATGCTGGCAGCACCAAAAAAGCTGTTATGCTTGAGGCCAGAGAATTTTTAAAAAATACTTCACAGAGATTTATTGGTGGTCATCCGATGGCAGGTTCTCATAAATCAGGTATAGACTGGCATCAGGCAGATCTTTTTGTTGATGCACCATTTATCTTAACCCCAGTAATTGAAAACCCAGCTGGAAAAGACCTAAATCACAATCAAAGTGAAGCAGAATTTTTAAGCAGTTTAAGTTCTGGAGAAAAAGAAGATCTAGAAATTTTAAAAGATATTGTAGAAAAGATAGGTGCTAAAAGCTATTTGATGTCTGCAGAAAGTCATGACCGTAGGACAGCCTTTGTCAGCCATTTACCCCATCTTTTATCTTCGGGTCTGGTTAATCTAATTGCCCAACAGCAAAACAGAAGTAATTTTTTAGAGCTGGCAGGTAGTGGTTTTGCAGATATGACAAGGATTGCTGGTGGTTCAGCAGAACTGTGGCAGGATATTATTCTCAGTAACAGAGAAAATATAGTTAAAGCTTTAACAGAATATCAAGAGATTTTAGAAGAGATAAAAATAACTTTAGAAAGCGATGAGCAGCAAGGACTGTATACTTTCTTAGCAAGAGCAGCAGAAATAAAGGAAAATTAG
- the aroA gene encoding 3-phosphoshikimate 1-carboxyvinyltransferase, whose product MDLIVERKRKVSGEIKVPGDKSISHRSLILASIAEGVSKIEGLLEAEDCLSTMQIMKDLGIKIEKTAEGSYQVHGKGLDGLEEADDVLDCGNSGTSMRLLTGLLASQDFYSVVTGDHSLRKRPMQRIIGPLSRMGAQIWSRKNGLAPMSIRGQKLDAIEYTLPVASAQLKSSILLAALKSEGETIINEPAVSRDHTERMLKGAGVEIDIEEDRIVLKAAEKRKLNSFEIKVPGDISSAAFFITAALTADEGELLIKNVGLNQTRSGFIEVVQAMGGEISLLNKKDQGGEPTADILVKASDLKACEVSGEIIPRLIDEIPIIAVLAAAAEGKTLIKDAEELRVKETDRIAAVVSEFKKLGIEIEEHPDGMTINGPVEVEGGIEVESYHDHRIAMSLAVLALRTKKGLTIKGSEIINTSFPSFEELLASI is encoded by the coding sequence ATGGATTTAATAGTAGAAAGAAAAAGAAAAGTTAGTGGAGAAATAAAGGTGCCGGGAGATAAATCTATTTCCCATCGTTCTTTGATTTTAGCCTCTATTGCAGAGGGTGTTAGTAAAATTGAGGGTTTACTTGAAGCAGAAGACTGTTTAAGTACCATGCAGATTATGAAAGATTTGGGTATTAAAATAGAAAAAACAGCAGAAGGCAGTTATCAGGTTCATGGAAAAGGCTTAGATGGACTCGAAGAAGCAGATGATGTTTTAGATTGTGGTAATTCGGGAACTTCGATGAGGCTTTTAACAGGTCTTTTGGCTTCTCAGGATTTTTATTCTGTAGTTACCGGTGATCATTCACTGCGTAAAAGACCGATGCAGAGGATAATAGGGCCCCTCTCAAGAATGGGAGCTCAGATTTGGTCCCGTAAAAATGGTTTGGCTCCGATGAGTATCAGAGGTCAGAAACTTGATGCTATAGAATATACTTTACCGGTAGCCAGTGCTCAACTTAAATCTTCAATCCTGCTGGCAGCCTTAAAATCAGAGGGAGAAACAATTATTAATGAACCGGCAGTATCCCGTGACCATACCGAAAGGATGCTCAAGGGGGCAGGGGTTGAGATAGATATTGAGGAAGATAGAATAGTTTTAAAGGCAGCAGAAAAAAGAAAATTAAATTCTTTTGAAATCAAGGTACCTGGTGACATATCTTCAGCTGCATTTTTCATAACTGCTGCTTTAACAGCAGATGAGGGAGAATTGCTGATAAAAAATGTTGGTTTAAACCAGACCAGAAGCGGTTTTATAGAGGTCGTTCAGGCAATGGGAGGCGAAATCAGCCTTTTAAATAAGAAGGATCAGGGTGGAGAACCAACAGCGGACATACTTGTTAAGGCTTCAGATCTAAAAGCCTGTGAGGTAAGTGGAGAGATAATACCCAGGTTGATCGATGAGATTCCAATTATAGCGGTTTTAGCAGCAGCTGCAGAAGGGAAAACCCTGATTAAAGATGCAGAAGAACTGCGGGTCAAAGAAACAGATCGGATTGCTGCAGTTGTTAGTGAATTTAAGAAATTAGGTATTGAAATAGAAGAACATCCAGATGGGATGACTATAAATGGGCCGGTAGAGGTCGAAGGTGGAATTGAAGTAGAAAGTTATCATGATCATAGAATCGCAATGTCTTTAGCGGTACTTGCCTTAAGAACAAAAAAAGGTTTAACGATTAAGGGTAGTGAAATTATCAATACTTCTTTTCCCAGTTTTGAAGAACTTTTAGCCTCGATTTAA
- the hisC gene encoding histidinol-phosphate transaminase translates to MNSLFDGVSEGVKNMKRYQAGKSIEEVKREFGLEKIVKLASNENPLGPAPEVIETIKKEAANVYLYPDSDSRILKESLSKHYSLPLENIFIGNGSDEILDLLMTLLLNEGDQIVQGDPSFIKYELAARSRGGESIKIDLDENHRLQPEKMLEAITDQTRAIFICNPNNPTGTVLEKNEIEALLKKVPEEVLFVVDQAYYEYMTAEEYFDGIELLEQYPNLFLMRTFSKAYGMAGLRVGYALGNPRLVDYLNRIRGPFNVNRIAQLAAVTALEADDHLQKCYRLNKKGKEYLYQEFSELGLEYIETQSNFVMVDTGMSAEKVFKELQQKGVIIRPGHQFAMESWIRVTIGTQEENEFFMENLKSLLKGEDKL, encoded by the coding sequence ATGAACAGTTTATTTGATGGAGTATCTGAGGGAGTAAAAAACATGAAGCGTTATCAGGCAGGCAAAAGCATAGAAGAGGTCAAAAGAGAATTTGGCCTGGAAAAAATAGTTAAGCTTGCTTCAAATGAAAACCCCTTAGGACCTGCTCCAGAAGTAATTGAGACAATTAAAAAAGAGGCAGCAAATGTTTATCTTTATCCTGATTCAGACAGCAGAATATTAAAGGAGAGTTTAAGTAAACATTATTCACTGCCCCTTGAAAATATATTTATCGGTAATGGTTCAGATGAGATTTTAGATCTTTTGATGACCCTGCTTTTAAATGAAGGTGATCAAATTGTCCAGGGAGATCCTTCATTTATTAAATATGAATTAGCAGCCAGGTCAAGGGGTGGAGAAAGCATAAAAATAGATTTAGATGAAAACCACCGCCTGCAGCCGGAAAAGATGTTAGAGGCGATCACAGATCAGACCAGGGCCATCTTTATCTGCAATCCCAATAATCCGACCGGAACCGTGCTTGAAAAAAATGAGATCGAAGCACTTTTAAAAAAGGTGCCTGAAGAAGTGCTTTTTGTGGTTGACCAGGCCTATTATGAATACATGACAGCAGAAGAGTATTTTGATGGAATAGAATTGCTTGAGCAGTATCCCAATCTCTTTTTGATGCGGACTTTTTCTAAGGCTTATGGAATGGCAGGTTTAAGAGTAGGCTATGCACTTGGTAATCCCAGGCTGGTTGATTATTTAAATAGAATTAGAGGACCTTTTAATGTTAATAGAATAGCTCAGCTTGCTGCAGTTACAGCACTTGAGGCAGATGATCACCTGCAAAAATGTTATCGGTTAAATAAAAAAGGAAAAGAATATCTTTATCAGGAGTTTTCAGAACTTGGACTGGAATATATTGAGACCCAGAGCAATTTTGTGATGGTAGATACTGGAATGTCAGCCGAAAAAGTTTTTAAAGAACTACAGCAAAAAGGTGTGATAATCAGACCTGGTCATCAATTTGCTATGGAAAGCTGGATCAGGGTAACGATCGGTACCCAGGAAGAAAATGAATTTTTCATGGAGAATTTAAAAAGCTTATTAAAAGGAGAAGATAAATTATGA
- the aroF gene encoding 3-deoxy-7-phosphoheptulonate synthase has translation MIAVLKNNATEEDKQKVIDLIEELNFEAHPNTGVEKTIVGVIGSPDNRTFLKEKLMTMNCVEKVVVISDPYKLTSWNFKQHKTVIDLGDGVKIGGDELTVMAGPCSVESREQILETARIVKAGGAQLLRGGAFKPRTSPYSFQGLGEEGLKYMAEAREETGLKIITELMDIEHIDVIMEYTDVIQIGARNMQNYSLLKAIGKLDKPVMLKRGMSATIKEWLLAAEYVMNEGNHDVILCERGVRTFGEETRNTMDLSSIPLVQQLSHLPLIADPSHGTGRWELVTPVARAAVAVGADGIMVEVHPDPQNALSDGPQSLKPANYNLMMDELRAIHKTLGSFKAREKKIAFA, from the coding sequence ATGATTGCGGTATTAAAAAATAATGCGACAGAGGAAGACAAACAGAAGGTTATTGATCTGATAGAAGAACTAAATTTTGAAGCTCATCCCAATACAGGGGTGGAAAAAACCATAGTTGGGGTAATAGGTTCACCTGATAATAGAACCTTTTTAAAAGAAAAGTTAATGACGATGAACTGTGTAGAGAAAGTGGTTGTGATTTCTGACCCCTATAAACTGACAAGTTGGAACTTCAAACAGCATAAAACCGTGATCGATTTAGGTGATGGGGTCAAGATCGGTGGAGATGAACTGACAGTTATGGCAGGACCCTGTTCTGTAGAAAGCAGAGAACAGATCTTAGAAACGGCCAGGATCGTTAAAGCTGGTGGAGCTCAACTGCTTCGAGGTGGGGCTTTCAAACCGAGAACCTCCCCCTATTCTTTCCAGGGTTTAGGAGAAGAAGGTTTAAAATATATGGCAGAAGCCAGAGAAGAAACAGGCTTAAAGATCATCACAGAGCTGATGGATATTGAACACATCGATGTGATAATGGAATATACGGATGTAATACAAATCGGTGCCCGTAATATGCAGAACTACTCGCTTTTAAAGGCGATCGGTAAACTGGATAAACCGGTAATGTTAAAAAGGGGTATGTCAGCTACGATTAAAGAATGGCTGCTGGCTGCAGAATATGTGATGAATGAAGGTAACCATGATGTTATCTTATGTGAGAGAGGGGTAAGAACCTTTGGTGAAGAAACAAGAAACACCATGGATTTAAGTTCCATTCCTTTAGTACAGCAGCTCAGTCACTTACCTTTGATCGCAGATCCAAGTCATGGGACAGGCCGCTGGGAGCTGGTAACACCTGTTGCCAGAGCAGCAGTTGCAGTTGGGGCAGATGGAATCATGGTTGAGGTACATCCTGATCCCCAGAATGCTTTATCTGATGGTCCTCAGTCTTTAAAACCTGCCAACTACAATCTGATGATGGATGAACTGAGGGCGATTCATAAAACTCTGGGCAGTTTTAAGGCAAGGGAGAAAAAGATCGCTTTTGCCTAG
- the aroC gene encoding chorismate synthase has translation MFEYLTAGESHGPRLTAIIKSLPAGLKIELDEINEQLYRRQQGYGRGGRMKIESDKVIINSGLRHKKTLGSPLSMTVENKDWQNWLEIMAPDGEKGEAVEALTNPRPGHADLPGALKYNQLDLRNILERASARETAARTAVGAVARQFLNELDINIYSHVVQIGDLKSKNWGQLKAETPERFDSEKARAEYFAELDKTPLRCGDSQKTAEMIELIDSWKENGDSVGGVFEIVVTGVPVGIGSHVHWDLKLESKLAAQLMGLQAIKGVEIGAGFKGASMPGSEVHDQIYYDQEKGFFRCTNQAGGIEGGMSNGEEIVIRLAMKPIPTLAKALETADLISKEKRTAAKERSDVCAVPAASIVGEAITASVLAESCSSKFGGDSMEEIRRNYESYLEYLSNF, from the coding sequence ATGTTTGAATATTTAACAGCAGGAGAATCACATGGACCCCGGTTAACAGCAATTATCAAGAGTCTGCCTGCCGGGCTTAAAATAGAGCTAGATGAGATAAATGAACAATTATATAGAAGACAGCAGGGTTATGGTCGAGGTGGCCGGATGAAAATTGAAAGTGATAAGGTGATCATAAATTCCGGTTTGCGCCATAAAAAAACCCTTGGTTCTCCCCTCAGCATGACGGTGGAAAATAAGGACTGGCAGAATTGGCTGGAAATTATGGCCCCTGATGGGGAAAAAGGAGAAGCTGTTGAGGCTCTGACAAATCCAAGACCAGGACATGCTGATCTACCAGGTGCTTTAAAATATAACCAACTGGATCTGCGTAATATTTTAGAAAGGGCCAGTGCCAGAGAAACTGCAGCCAGAACGGCTGTAGGAGCAGTGGCCAGACAATTTTTAAATGAACTCGATATCAATATCTACAGCCATGTAGTCCAGATCGGTGATCTTAAAAGCAAAAACTGGGGCCAGCTCAAAGCTGAAACTCCAGAGCGTTTTGATTCCGAAAAAGCCAGGGCAGAATATTTTGCTGAACTTGATAAAACCCCCCTCCGCTGTGGAGACAGCCAAAAAACAGCAGAGATGATAGAATTAATCGACAGTTGGAAAGAAAATGGTGATTCTGTGGGCGGGGTTTTTGAAATAGTTGTGACAGGAGTTCCGGTTGGGATAGGTAGTCATGTTCACTGGGATTTAAAGCTGGAAAGTAAACTGGCCGCCCAATTAATGGGTCTCCAGGCTATTAAAGGTGTTGAAATCGGAGCCGGTTTTAAAGGTGCTTCAATGCCTGGTTCAGAAGTTCATGATCAAATATATTATGATCAAGAAAAGGGTTTTTTCCGCTGTACTAACCAGGCAGGTGGAATTGAAGGTGGAATGTCAAATGGTGAAGAGATTGTGATCAGACTGGCCATGAAACCGATCCCAACCCTTGCTAAGGCTTTAGAAACAGCAGATTTGATCTCCAAAGAAAAACGCACAGCAGCCAAAGAGCGCTCTGATGTCTGTGCAGTACCAGCTGCCTCAATAGTTGGAGAAGCAATAACAGCTTCTGTGCTGGCTGAAAGCTGCAGCAGCAAATTTGGAGGAGACAGTATGGAAGAAATCAGGCGCAATTATGAGAGCTATTTAGAATATCTAAGCAATTTCTAA
- a CDS encoding SurA N-terminal domain-containing protein has translation MKKILVSLLIITVLIVPTSVFAQEMDMTPEEPVDSSIEEDIGGNIVAEVNGEEITDQELAQQANVNQLLQEIAQIDQQLAQVLVDSESGNEVLDEFQKLKLDALIDNVLLSQQAEELGIELTDEEVDEIYQAQKESIKQQNDLSEEDFLAVLENQGFESEEEYKQAFADNPSLKVNKLIEQEVLGDFEISEEELLEEYEANEEQFTQGGETIPFEQIKPQLEQMMMQQRQNDVINDYIEGLRDDAEIEIMI, from the coding sequence ATGAAAAAAATATTAGTATCACTCTTAATTATAACTGTTCTGATCGTACCGACATCTGTTTTTGCTCAGGAAATGGATATGACTCCTGAGGAACCAGTAGACTCTAGTATAGAAGAAGATATCGGTGGCAACATAGTAGCTGAGGTAAATGGTGAAGAGATTACAGATCAGGAGTTAGCCCAACAGGCTAATGTAAATCAACTGCTGCAGGAGATCGCGCAGATAGATCAGCAGTTAGCACAGGTTCTTGTTGACTCGGAAAGTGGTAATGAGGTTCTAGACGAATTTCAAAAACTTAAGCTCGATGCTTTAATCGATAATGTACTTCTTTCACAACAGGCTGAGGAACTTGGTATAGAGTTAACTGACGAAGAAGTTGACGAAATTTATCAAGCTCAAAAAGAATCGATCAAACAGCAGAATGATTTAAGTGAAGAAGATTTCTTAGCTGTACTTGAAAATCAGGGTTTCGAATCTGAAGAAGAATACAAGCAGGCTTTTGCAGATAATCCTAGTTTAAAAGTAAATAAACTGATCGAACAGGAAGTTCTGGGAGATTTCGAAATTTCTGAAGAAGAATTACTTGAAGAATATGAAGCTAATGAAGAACAATTTACCCAGGGTGGAGAGACTATTCCTTTTGAGCAGATTAAACCTCAGTTAGAACAAATGATGATGCAACAGAGACAAAATGATGTTATCAATGATTATATAGAAGGATTAAGAGACGACGCAGAAATAGAGATAATGATTTAA
- a CDS encoding response regulator transcription factor, which produces MNKKKVLIIDDDPHIREILDDYLNFEGFDAFLAEDTEKGLKILQEEKVDILILDIMLPDEDGWEFCQKIRPEYDLPIIFLSAKDKSVDKITGLELGADDYITKPFSPREVVARIKAVLRRYNKAAENAKIIKYGELIINREQHLVSFQGEKIELTPKEFSLLWHLAENPKKVFRRERLLKAVWGYDYYGDVRTVDTHIKSLRKKLGDKAAEAVETVWGVGYKFDDQKLEEQ; this is translated from the coding sequence ATGAATAAAAAAAAGGTTTTAATCATAGATGATGATCCACATATAAGAGAAATACTGGATGACTACTTAAATTTTGAGGGTTTTGATGCCTTTTTAGCAGAAGATACCGAAAAGGGATTGAAAATACTGCAGGAAGAAAAAGTAGATATTTTGATCCTCGATATAATGCTTCCTGATGAAGATGGCTGGGAGTTTTGTCAGAAGATAAGACCGGAATATGATCTGCCGATCATATTTTTAAGTGCCAAAGATAAATCGGTTGACAAAATAACCGGCTTAGAGCTGGGTGCAGATGATTATATAACCAAACCCTTTAGCCCCAGAGAGGTTGTTGCCAGAATAAAAGCTGTTTTGAGAAGATATAATAAAGCAGCAGAAAATGCAAAGATCATTAAATATGGGGAACTGATAATTAACCGTGAACAGCATCTAGTGAGTTTTCAGGGAGAAAAGATAGAACTGACTCCTAAAGAGTTTTCACTACTCTGGCACCTGGCTGAAAACCCCAAAAAAGTTTTTAGAAGAGAAAGGCTGCTTAAAGCTGTCTGGGGTTATGATTATTATGGTGATGTTCGCACGGTAGATACCCATATCAAATCTCTGCGCAAAAAACTGGGTGATAAAGCAGCAGAGGCAGTTGAAACTGTCTGGGGGGTGGGATATAAATTTGATGATCAGAAACTGGAAGAGCAATAG
- a CDS encoding HAMP domain-containing sensor histidine kinase, whose product MIRNWKSNSLFSKLLFRFIVLGLILIAVFGFIMIYYLEDFFFSSKENEVLSNLNEIKEDLEEPLLTENEAEINQILSLTARMNRGQIWLSDRAGNILYSYPSREDEQVNFDGFANIFDNKMLSSRVEPEGFDNPMVLNAISMEAGDEQYGLLFFSSVDGITSTINQVKQIMFYLAVFSAFLALLIAYLWSKSIAKPLKNITTAAEEISRGNFTELPVEQNTAELKNLAVSINNMSRKLKKNLNNLREEKNKLNHILSGMDEGVLALNKEREIILINDAFKKLFSIKVEGSNELLVQYRTESVNINEDNLENILYNQEIIDFIESTIVEQESKIMELKLQQPEEKYLLIHSTAIFRGDEFWGVVLIFQDISERWRFEKLQNDFVANVSHELKTPLSSIRGAAEVVFDGAVSSEKAKNKYLNMIIKEANRLEKMVNNILSLSELKSDSLNKTEVEFSDFVYNLSENYREVNNIKQNFEYQIEKDIKLKLDSDKIKRVIINLLDNAVKYSPAEGEIKLKLKDLGSQVKFAIEDQGPGIPDAESKNIWERFYKINKKNYNNKKSGSGLGLAISKDIIELHDGEIYHKNTAEGSEFVFLLAKNERE is encoded by the coding sequence ATGATCAGAAACTGGAAGAGCAATAGTCTTTTTTCTAAATTGTTATTTAGATTTATAGTTTTAGGATTGATTTTAATAGCTGTTTTCGGCTTTATAATGATCTATTATCTGGAGGATTTCTTTTTCAGCAGCAAAGAAAATGAGGTGTTATCTAATTTAAATGAGATAAAAGAAGATCTCGAAGAACCTCTACTCACAGAAAACGAGGCAGAGATCAACCAGATTTTGAGCCTGACCGCCAGGATGAACAGAGGCCAGATCTGGCTGTCAGATCGGGCAGGCAACATACTCTATTCTTATCCTTCCCGGGAGGATGAACAGGTTAATTTTGATGGTTTTGCCAATATTTTTGATAATAAGATGCTTTCCAGCCGGGTTGAGCCAGAGGGATTTGACAATCCGATGGTTTTAAATGCGATCTCCATGGAAGCTGGAGATGAACAGTATGGACTGCTGTTTTTCAGTTCTGTTGATGGGATCACCTCAACTATCAATCAGGTAAAACAGATTATGTTTTATCTGGCAGTTTTTTCAGCTTTTCTGGCCCTATTAATAGCTTATTTATGGTCTAAAAGTATAGCTAAACCCCTAAAAAATATCACCACAGCTGCCGAGGAGATAAGCAGGGGTAACTTTACAGAACTCCCGGTCGAACAGAACACGGCCGAACTTAAAAATCTGGCTGTCAGTATCAATAATATGTCACGCAAGTTAAAAAAGAACCTCAATAATCTGCGGGAGGAAAAAAATAAGCTTAATCATATCTTATCAGGTATGGATGAAGGTGTGCTGGCTTTAAATAAAGAAAGAGAAATCATCCTCATTAATGATGCCTTTAAAAAACTTTTTTCAATTAAGGTGGAGGGAAGCAATGAACTACTCGTTCAATACAGAACCGAAAGTGTTAATATAAATGAAGATAATTTAGAAAATATCCTTTATAATCAGGAAATAATAGATTTTATAGAAAGTACTATAGTTGAGCAAGAAAGCAAAATAATGGAATTAAAGCTGCAGCAGCCGGAAGAAAAATATCTTCTCATCCACAGTACGGCTATTTTTCGGGGAGATGAGTTCTGGGGGGTAGTTTTAATATTCCAGGATATTAGTGAGAGATGGCGTTTCGAAAAACTTCAGAACGATTTTGTGGCAAATGTATCTCATGAATTAAAAACACCGCTTTCTTCTATCAGGGGGGCAGCTGAGGTTGTTTTTGATGGTGCGGTTAGCAGCGAAAAAGCTAAAAATAAATATTTAAATATGATAATAAAAGAAGCAAACCGTTTAGAAAAAATGGTCAATAATATTTTAAGCCTTTCTGAGCTTAAATCTGATTCACTTAACAAAACCGAAGTAGAGTTTTCTGATTTTGTTTACAATTTAAGTGAAAATTATCGAGAGGTAAATAATATCAAGCAAAACTTCGAATATCAAATAGAAAAAGATATAAAATTAAAACTGGACAGTGACAAAATCAAAAGGGTGATAATCAACCTCCTTGATAATGCAGTTAAATATTCTCCTGCTGAGGGAGAAATCAAGTTGAAGCTTAAAGATCTAGGTTCTCAGGTTAAGTTTGCAATCGAGGATCAGGGTCCCGGGATTCCAGATGCAGAATCAAAAAACATCTGGGAGAGGTTTTATAAGATCAATAAGAAAAATTATAATAATAAAAAGTCAGGCAGTGGTTTAGGTCTGGCAATCTCTAAAGATATAA